The proteins below are encoded in one region of Silene latifolia isolate original U9 population chromosome 2, ASM4854445v1, whole genome shotgun sequence:
- the LOC141641094 gene encoding uncharacterized protein LOC141641094, whose translation MKFYLTFSNYGDIYKSALEGYWDIGDPEYECRKCGAQMWYQERKEKRRGTRCPKFSLCCSDGKVVLPHLKEPPQLLKCLLSKQHRLSNRFIENIRAYNAMFSFTSMGGKIDHSVNQGRGPYTFRMRGQNIHRIRSLLPSAGTMPKFCQLYIYDTEEEVENRKTALSQNTPNRFDDDLIESLQKMVDEKNPVAKNFRMARDRLSSNEDVEVSIRLISRRDTDERTYNCPTASEVAALIEGDLDPNMDKRDIIVQKSCGRLQRISELHPSYMALKYPLLFPCGEDGYRLGILHGESLGISQSENPRDKLTLREWFAFRIQDRPLSMEYPILLLARRLFQQFLVDGYTTVEAHRLLFVRFKQDLLRVENYNTLSRAVEQGDVEPSSASSRLIVPPSFVGGGSYMRVNYLDTMTICRWFGYPDLFITFTCNPKWPEITRFVSKRGLNPEDRPDILCRVFKIKLDELMIDFKERHIFSRVRAAVYTIEFQKRGLPHAHILLFLHREDKFPEAADIDKIISAEIPDPVSNPVLHAIVATHMMHRPCGTARLQSPCMVGYKCSKNFPKNCIERTTVDKDDYLVYKRSKDGPTIVKDDVELGNGFVVPYNPQLLLKYRAHINVEWCNQSQAIKYLFKYINKGSHRVTMQSSYRRRNEEDPSQVDEIKRFYDCRYLSACEATWRIFAFDIHHRTPGVKRLQFHLPGEQSVFFNDEDPIDEVVGKSSMGMSKFLSWMKINSSDMEEL comes from the exons ATGAAATTCTATTTAACGTTTTCAAATTACGGTGACATTTATAAATCAGCTCTTGAAGGATACTGGGATATTGGAGACCCGGAATACGAGTGCAGGAAATGTGGAGCACAAATGTGGTATCAAGaaagaaaggagaaaagaaggggtactagatGCCCTAAGTTCTCATTGTGTTGCTCTGATGGCAAAGTTGTGCTGCCACATTTAAAAGAACCGCCTCAACTCCTAAAGTGTTTATTAAGTAAACAACATCGCCTAAGTAATCGTTTTATTGAGAATATTCGAGCTTATAACGCAATGTTTTCCTTCACATCCATGGGTGGCAAGATTGATCACTCCGTCAATCAAGGTCGAGGTCCATACACATTCAGGATGAGAGGCCAAAACATCCACCGAATAAGAAGTCTGTTGCCGTCAGCTGGAACAATGCCTAAATTTTGTCAGTTATACATATATGACACTGAAGAAGAAGTTGAAAATCGAAAAACCGCACTCAG CCAAAATACTCCGAATAGATTTGACGATGATCTGATAGAATCGTTGCAAAAGATGGTCGATGAGAAAAATCCCGTTGCAAAGAACTTTAGGATGGCTAGGGATAGATTGTCTTCGAATGAAGACGTTGAGGTGAGTATCAGACTCATCTCTAGAAGAGACACAGACGAGAGAACATATAATTGCCCAACGGCTTCAGAGGTAGCAGCGTTGATCGAGGGTGATTTAGATCCAAACATGGATAAACGAGATATTATTGTTCAAAAGTCATGCGGGAGGTTACAACGTATATCTGAGCTACACCCGTCATACATGGCCCTAAAATATCCGTTATTATTTCCATGTGGGGAAGACGGTTATCGATTGGGAATTCTTCACGGTGAATCTCTTGGGATTAGCCAATCTGAAAATCCGCGTGACAAATTAACACTAAGAGAGTGGTTTGCATTCCGTATACAGGATAGACCATTGTCTATGGAGTACCCAATATTGTTATTAGCCCGTAGACTCTTTCAGCAGTTCTTAGTTGATGGATATACAACGGTTGAAGCTCATAGACTATTGTTTGTGCGCTTCAAGCAGGATCTACTTCGCGTGGAAAATTACAATACTCTTTCACGAGCTGTTGAACAAGGGGACGTTGAGCCATCTTCCGCCAGCAGTCGTTTAATTGTTCCCCCTTCTTTCGTGGGAGGTGGGTCTTACATGAGAGTGAATTACCTTGATACAATGACCATTTGTAGGTGGTTCGGTTATCCTGATCTATTTATCACTTTTACATGTAATCCCAAGTGGCCAGAAATCACCCGGTTTGTTAGTAAGAGGGGTCTGAATCCCGAggatcgtcctgatattttgtgTCGTGTGTTCAAGATTAAGCTTGATGAGTTGATGATTGATTTCAAAGAGCGTCATATATTTAGTAGGGTTAGAGCAG CGGTCTATACAATTGAATTTCAGAAGCGTGGTCTTCCCCATGCTCATATCCTATTGTTCCTACATCGAGAAGATAAGTTTCCCGAGGCTGCAGATATCGATAAAATCATTTCTGCGGAGATCCCTGATCCCGTTTCAAATCCTGTGCTACATGCTATCGTTGCTACACACATGATGCACAGACCCTGTGGGACTGCAAGACTGCAATCACCATGCATGGTTGGGTATAAATGCTCAAAAAATTTTCCCAAAAATTGTATCGAAAGAACAACTGTCGACAAAGACGATTATCTTGTATATAAGAGAAGTAAAGACGGACCAACAATAGTTAAGGACGACGTGGAACTTGGCAATGGATTTGTTGTTCCATATAATCCACAATTACTATTGAAGTATCGTGCGCATATCAACGTGGAGTGGTGTAACCAGTCGCAAGCAATCAAATATCTTTTCAAGTACATAAATAAAGGATCTCATCGAGTGACAATGCAGTCTTCTTATAGACGCCGCAATGAGGAAGATCCTTCACAGGTAGATGAAATTAAACGGTTCTACGATTGTAGGTACCTTTCAGCATGTGAGGCTACATGGAGAATATTTGCATTTGACATTCATCATAGGACTCCCGGCGTCAAAAGGCTACAGTTTCACCTTCCTGGCGAACAAAGCGTCTTTTTTAATGATGAAGATCCTATTGACGAGGTCGTAGGTAAATCATCAATGGGAATGTCAAAGTTTTTATCTTGGATGAAGATTAATAGTAGTGACATGGAAGAGTTGTAG